A section of the Engraulis encrasicolus isolate BLACKSEA-1 chromosome 8, IST_EnEncr_1.0, whole genome shotgun sequence genome encodes:
- the gemin7 gene encoding gem-associated protein 7 yields the protein MHKVPVNVIRLPKGPDPNSRGFDPNSPRFIALCPTSIPSSAGGDGASLEEEQRCRSELRERFLRTLIKMSNKTVHFDMHGGVQVQARFGASDIDVLNFQVSELQTPIGVQKEALLRCQDMVSFSFDV from the coding sequence ATGCACAAAGTCCCAGTCAATGTCATCCGGCTACCCAAGGGACCGGATCCCAACAGCCGAGGCTTCGACCCCAACTCCCCGCGATTCATCGCCCTGTGCCCCACCTCCATACCTTCCTCTGCCGGCGGCGATGGGGCCAGCCTGGAAGAGGAGCAGCGGTGTCGCAGTGAGCTGAGGGAACGCTTCCTCCGCACCCTCATCAAGATGAGCAACAAGACGGTGCACTTCGACATGCATGGCGGTGTCCAGGTGCAGGCCAGGTTCGGCGCGTCGGACATCGACGTGCTGAACTTTCAGGTATCGGAGTTGCAGACACCGATCGGCGTGCAGAAGGAGGCCCTGCTTCGTTGCCAAGACATGGTGTCGTTTTCTTTTGATGTGTAG